GACATCATGATGCCCGTGATGGACGGCTTCGAGACGTGCCGCCACCTGAAGTCCGATCCGAAAACGGCGCACATCCCGGTCATCTTCCTGTCCGCGAAGGACGCCGTCGACGACATCGTGGGGGGCCTGAGCCTGGGCGCCGTCGACTATGTCTCGAAGCCGGCCGACCCGACGATCCTCAAGGCGCGCATTGCGACGCACCTCGCGTTGGCGACGGCGATGGGCGACCTGAAACGCCAGAACGATTTACTGATCGAGAACGCGCACCTGCGCGAAGACGTCGAGCGCATGACGCGCCACGATCTCAAGAGCCCCATCGCCGTCACGCTGCACGCGAGCCAGGCGCTGCTCGGCAGCGATCTTCCCGACCCGCAGCGCGAGCATGCGCACATGATCGAGATGGCCGCCAACCACGCGCTCGACATGATCAACCGCACGCTCGACATCCACAAGATGGAAAAGGGCGAGTATCAAGCCGCGCTGCAGCCGTTCGACCTCGCAGCCCTGCTGTCGCGCGTGGCGCAGCAGACGGAGCTCGCGTTCACGGACCGCCGCATCGCGATCCATTTCGCGGCACCGGGCGACACCGTGTGCCTGGGCGAATCGCTGCTGTGCTATTCGTTGTTCACGAACGCCTTCAAGAATGCGGCCGAAGCGTCCCCGCCGGGCGCCACGATCAAGGTCGACGTGGCGCCGGGGGTAGGCAGCCTGCACGTCGTCATCGACAACGAGGGCGAGGTGCCGCTGACCATGCGCGGCCGCTTCTTCGACAAGTACGCCACGGCCGGCAAGGCCGGCGGCATGGGCCTCGGCACGTATTCGATCCGCCTGATGGCCGCGGTCCAGGGCGGTGACGCCACCATGGAGACGAGTGACGGGCACACGCGCCTGACCGTCACCCTGCCCAGCGTATGACGCACGGTGGGGTCACACCAACAACATCAGGTGCTCCCGCTCCCACGAACTGATCACACGCGAAAACGTCGCGAACTCCAGTTCCTTCACTTCGCAGAACGCCTGCACGAACAAGGGCCCCAGCATGTCGGCCAGCGCCGGACACCCGCGCAGCTGCAGGATCGCATCCTCGAGGTTGCGTGGCAGGTCGCCGTGGATGTGCTCCGCGCTCTCCGGCGTGGGCGCCGACGGCTCCACCCGTTCGACCATGCCGAGAAAGCCGCAGGCCAGCGTCGCCGCCATGGCCAGATACGGGTTCACGTCGACGCCGGGCACGCGGTTTTCCACGCGCCGGCTGGCCGGCCCGGAATTCGGAATGCGGATGCCGCACGTGCGGTTGTCGTAGCCCCAGTGCACATTCATCGGCGCCGACTGGAAGCGCGACAGGCGCCGGTACGAATTCACGTGCGGCGCGAACAGCAAGGTTGCCGGCGGCACGTATTTTTCAAGGCCGCCGATGAAGTGCCGGAACAGCGCGCTTTCCGACCCGTCCTCGTTGGAAAAGATGTTGCGGCCTTCCGCGTCGACGATGCTCTGGTGCACGTGCATCGCACTGCCCGGCTCGGTCTCCATCGGCTTGGCCATGAACGTGGCGAAAATGCCATGGCGCAGCGCCGTCTCGCGCACGGCCCGCTTGAACAGGAAGACGCGGTCGGCCAGTTCGAGCGCGTCCCCGTGCGTAAAATTGATTTCCATCTGGCCCGCACCGGCCTCGTGGATCAGCGTCTCGACGCCCAGCTCGTGCTGCTTGCAGAACGCCGACAACTCCAGGAAGAACGGATCGAAATCGTTCACGGCATCGATCGAATACGATTGCCGGCCCTGCTCCGTGAAGCCGCTGCGGCCCGTGGGCGGACTCAGCGGTTCGTGCGGATTGGTCGTGCGCGCGACGAGATAAAACTCCATTTCCGGCGCGACGACGGGTGTCCAGCCGCGTCCGGCATATCGGGCGAGCACGTGGCGCAGCACGGAGCGCGGGGCCAGGTCGACCTGGCTGCCGTCGAAGTTCATGCAATCGTGGATCACGAGCGCGACGCGCTCCGTCGCCCAGGGCACGACGCGGATCGTGGCCGGGTCGGGCACGCACACCATATCGGGATCGATGGAGCCGACATACGGCGTATTGTTGGGTTGTTCGCCGTGCACCGTGTTCAGCAGGACGCTCTTGGGCAACCGCATGTGCTCGCCGGCCAGGAACAGGTCTTTCGGAAGGATCTTGCCGCGGGCTATGCCCGTCATGTCGGCGATGACGCACTCGACTTCGTGGATGTTATGTTCGCGCAGGAAATCGCGCATCGGATCATGCGCTTCGGAATCCATCACACTCCTCGCTTCACTCGATGCGGGTCACTATAGCATCGGGGTTGTTTGTGGCGCGCGCGGGTTGGAACCCCGTCGTTCCCCAATCTCGCAATTCGTTGCCCGCTTACCGCACTTCGCGTCATGGACGTTCCGCCGGGCGCGATCCTGCGTCATACTTTCTGAATGGAACAGCTGACGAGGACCACGACGACGATGCCGACCGGCGGCATGTGGCGCAACTACGCCTGCGCCTGGCTCGCGTACATGGTGCTGCTCGCGGTCGTGCTGCAGCTTGCCGATCCGAACCAGCGCGGCTTCAACTGGCACAACATGGTCCCGATGTTGTGGATCGTGCCGCAGGCCCTCGTGCTGGCCCTGCACTGGCCGCTCAGCGGCTGGATGGAACGCCGGCGCGTGTCGTTCGCGGCGCGGTGCGTGATCCACGGGCTCGGCGCACCGACCTATGCCATCCTGTCGTACGCGCTGCCCGCGTTGCTGTCCGGCGCCACGCAGCCGCTGTCGTTCTACGTGTGGCCGGTGCTGTATTCGATGATGGGCTACGGCGTCATCGCCACCACCTTCCACATGGTGCGCACCAACGCGGCGCGGCGGCGCCAGGAAGTGGCCATGCAGCAGGCGCACGCGCTGCTCGTGGCGACGGAGCTGAACGCGCTGCGCAGCAAGCTGAATCCGCACTTCCTGTTCAACACGCTGCACTCCATCATCGCCCTCACCCGCCGCGACCCGAGCGCCGCCGAGACGGCGCTCTTTCAATTCTCCGACATGCTGCGCTACGTGCTGGACACGGAAAAGACAGGCAACGACCGCGTCACCCTGGACGACGAGCTGGGCTTCGTGCGCGACTACCTGGAGCTGGAAAGCCTGCGCCTCGGCCCGCGCCTGAAGGTCGACTGGGAACTGGACGATGCCGCGTCCGGCCGCATGCTGCCCGCGCTGTCGCTGCAGCCGCTCGTCGAGAACAGCATCAAGCACGCGTTCAATCCGCACAGCCGGCCGGGCCGCCTCTTGATCCGTACGCGCATCGACGCGCACACGGGGACGCTCGTGCTGTCCGTCGGCGACGACGGTCCCGGCGCCGACATCGGCCGCGTGCGCGCATCGAACGGCCTGGGCCTGCGCACCGTCGAGCGCCGCCTGCAGCTCGAATACGGCATGGACGAGGGCCTGGCCATCGACACGGCGCCGGGCGCCGGCTTCGTCGTCACGATGGCCATCCCGCTCGCCGCCAACGACAAGGATTTCACATGACTCAACCGAGTGCCCGGACCGTGTTCATCGCCGAGGACGAACCGCTCGCGCGCGACGTCCTGCGCGACTTCATCTATGCCCATGCCGGCCTGCGCCTCGTGGGCGAAGCGGCGAACGGCGCCAGCGCGCTCGCGCAGATCGACCGCATCCGCCCCGACATCGTCTTCATGGATATCCAGATGCCCGAGATGACGGGCCTGGACGTGCTGCGCCGCCTGACCGTCGTGCCCGACATCGTGTTCACGACCGCGTACGACCAGTACGCCGTGACCGCGTTCGAACTGAACGCCGTCGACTACCTGCTGAAGCCTTTTACGCGCGCCCGCTTCGACGCGGCCGTCGCGCGCCTGCTGGAGACGCCCGGCGCGGCCGTGCCGGCACGCGACGTCGTCGACGGCGCCCTCGCGCAGGCCGTGCAGCGTGCGCCAAGCAGGATCGAACGCATCCTCGTGCGCGACCGCGGGCGCATCTTCCCGCTGTCCGTGAACGAGATCGCCTACCTCAAGGCGGACGCCAAGTACACGGCGATCGCCGCGCGCGGCCACACCTTCCTCGTGCGCATCGGCATCTCGGAACTGGAAGCCCAGCTGGACCCGGGCCGCTTCATCCGCATCCACCGCTCCGCGCTCGTCAACCTCGACTTCGTCGATTCGATGCGCGCGGACGATCAGTCGCAGCTCGAGATCACGATGCGCGACGGGGCCGTGCTGACGGCGAGCCGGGAGGCGTCGAAGGTGTTGAGAGAGATGGCAATCTGAGCGTCGGCCCGCACCCTCGGCACGTCATTCCCGCGCAGGCGGGAATCCATGCCGAGTTCTCGGCCGGCATACTGAAAATTCGGTAGCGCAGTATGGGTTCCCGCTCTCGCGGGAACGACGGTCTGTGGCTTAAAGCTGAATCCACGTGGTCTTCAACTCCGTGTACTTGTCGAACGCATGCAGCGACTTGTCCCTGCCGTTGCCCGACTGTTTATAGCCGCCGAACGGCACCGTGATGTCGTCGTTGTCGTATTGGTTCACGTGCACGGTGCCCGCGCGCAGCCGGCGTGACGTGCGGATCGCGCGGCTCATGTCGGCCGTCCACACGGCGGCGGCCAGGCCGTACGGCGTCGCGTTGGCCTGGCGCACCGCTTCATCCAGGTCCGTGAACGACAGCACGGACAGCACGGGCCCGAAGATTTCCTCGCGCGCGATGCGCATCGTGTGGTCGACGCCGTCGAACAAGGTCGGCTCGATATACAGGCCCCCCGTCTCCGCGCGCGCCGCGTTGCCGCCCGCGAGCAGGCGCGCGCCCGCGGCCTTGCCGTCCTCGATATAGCCCAGCACCGTCTTCATCTGGGTCGCGTCGACGATCGCGCCCATCACCGTCGCCTCGTCGAGCGGGTCGCCCGGCGCGTACTGCGGGGTCAATGCCAGGGCCTTGTCGAGGAACGCCTGCCGGATCGATTCCTCGACGAACAGCCGCGACGGCGCATTGCAGCTCTCGCCCTGGTTGAAATAGATCGAGCCGATGGCGCTGGCCACGGCCGCATCCAGGTCCGGGCAATCCGCGCACACGATGTTGGCGGATTTGCCGCCCAGCTCCGTCCACGCGCGTTTCAGGTTCGATTGGCCCGCCATCTGCAGGATCTGCTTGCCCACGCGCGTGGAGCCGGTAAAACCGATGCAGTCGACATCCATGTGCAGCGCGAGCGCGCGGCCCGCTTCGTCGCCGTAGCCGGGCAGCACGTTGAACACGCCTTCCGGCACGCCGGCTTCCAGCGCCAGCTCGGCCAGCCGCAGCGACGTCAAAGGCGCCTTTTCCGACGGCTTCAGCACGACGCTGTTGCCGCTTGCCAGCGCCGGACCGATCTTCCACGCGGCCATCAGCATCGGATAATTCCACGGGATGATGGCGGCCACGACGCCGACCGGCTCGCGCGTGATCAGGGCCAGGCTGTCCTGCGGGCTCGGCGCGACCTGGTCGTAGAGCTTGTCGATGGCCTCGCCGTACCAGCGGATGCAGTTCTGCGCCAGCCGCACGTCCACGCTCTTGCTGTAGCGGATGGGCTTGCCCATGTCGAGGGTTTCCAGCAGGGCGAGTTCGTCCTCGTGGGCGAGCATCAGGTCGGCGAAGCGGATCAGGGTACGCTTGCGTTCCGCCGGCGCCTTGCCGGCCCAGCGGCCGTCTTCGAACGCGGCGCGGGCGCCGGCGACCGCCGCATCGACGTCGGCCGGTCCGCAGCGCGCGACGTCGCCCAGGATGCGGCCGTCGACGGGCGATATATTGTCGAAACGGGCGCCGGAGAGGGCGTCGACGCGCCGGCCCTGGATGACGGCGCGGCCGTCGATGTGCACCGTTTTGGATCGTTCGTGCCAGTCCATTGCCCCCATATCGTCTCCTTCTGGATACCATCTGTTGTCAGGCCGATACTAGCAAACAAAATCGATCCAAATGCCGATTTCTGCCGCTATAATCGCGAATTTTTCCCATCCGCATTTTCTATTTCCGCCGTCGCCGGGAGCACTTACTGATATGAACACCATCCTGATTTCATCCGTCGTGCTCTACCTGCTCGGCACGCTCGGCCTGGGCGTCTGGGCCGGGACGCGGATCAAGGACACGTCCGACTTCGCCGTCGCCGGCCGCAGCCTGCCGCTGATCATGGTCGTGACGACGACGTTCGCCACGTGGTTCGGCGCCGAGACCGTGATGGGCATCCCGGCGAAATTCGTGCAGGGCGGCCTGGGCGCCCTCGTGGAAGACCCGTTCGGCGCCGGCACCTGCCTGATCCTCGTCGGCCTGTTCTTCGCCGCCCGCCTGTATAAGCTGAACCTGCTGACGATCGGCGACTACTACCGCGCCCGCTACGGCAAGGGCATCGAAGTGTTCTGCTCGGCCGCCATCATCCTGTCCTACCTCGGCTGGGTCGCGGCGCAGATCACGGCGCTGGGCCTCGTGTTTTCCGTGCTGACGGGCGGCGCGATGTCGGAGACGGCCGGCATGATCGTCGGCACGCTCGCCGTGCTGATCTACGTCGTGATCGGCGGCTTCCTGGCCGTCGCGATCACCGACTTCATCCAGATGATCGTGCTGGTCATCGGCCTGTCCGTCATCGCCATGTTCTCGGCGAAACTGGCCGGCGGCACGGGCGCCGTCATCGACATGGCCCACAACGCCAATCTGTGGCACTTCCTGCCGCAGGCGAAGTTCACCGATATCGCCTTCTTCGTCGGCTCGGCCGTCACGATGATGCTGGGCTCGATTCCGCAGCAGGACGTGTACCAGCGCGTGATGTCCGCGAAGAACGCCCCGACGGCCCGCGCGGGCGCCGTGATCGGCGGCGCCAGCTACATCATCTTCGCGTTCGTGCCGATGTTCGTCGTCGCGTGCGCCGTGATCGTGATGGGCAATGATGCGATGGAACTGGCCAAGAGCGATTACCAGCGCGTGCTGCCCACGTTCGTGATGACGAAGATGCCGCTGGTCATGCAGATCCTGTTCTTCGGCGCGCTGCTGTCCGCGATCAAGAGCACGTCGTCGGCCACGCTGCTGGCGCCGTCGACCAGCTTCACGGAAAACATCCTCAAGAACCTGCGCCCGGGCATGAGCGACCGCCAGCAATTGCTCGCGATGCGCGTCACCATCGTCATGTTCGCGTCGCTCGTGCTGGCGTACGCCATCGCGATGAAGGGCACGTCGATCTACGACCTCGTTTCGTCCGCTTACCAGGTGACGCTCGTCGGCGCGTTCGTGCCGCTCGTCACCGGCCTGTACTGGAAGCGCGCGACGACGCAGGGCGCGATCGTGTCGCTGGCGGCGGGCATCACCACCTGGATCGTGTTCTTCCCGCAGATTTCGCCGCTGGGCGAAGTGTTCCCGGGCCAGCTGGCCGGCCTGCTGGCGGCGTTCGCCGGCATGGTCGTCGGGTCGCTGGCGCCGCAGGTGCTCAAGAACAGGCATGAGCCGCACAAGACGGCGGTGAGCGTGTAACGTCAAAGGCCCCGATACGTGTTCGGGGCCTTTTGTTTTGCGGCGTCGGTTGCGGTGTATGGATTCCCGCTTTCACGGGAATGACGGCCTGTATCGTCGTTCCCGCGGAAGCGGGAACAGCCCACCGGGCTGCTCCCCATGCTGAACATCCCGGAACCACTACGGTTTTACCCATCCCCGCGCGACCACATCCGCCAACGTCCGGTCCAGACAAAACCGTATCCGCTCCACCATCTCATCGATCTGCGCATACGTCATCACGAGCGGCGGCGCCACGATCATCCGGTCCCCGACGGCGCGCATGATGACGCCGTTGTCGAACATGTGCTGCCGGCACACCATCCCCGCCCCCAGCGCGCGCGCGAACGGCTCGCAATCGTGCACGGTCGCGCCCTTGCGCCGCACGAGGTTCAGGCCCGCCGCCATGCCGATGCTTTCCGTGTGCCCGACGAGCGGGTGGTCCGCCAGGCGCGCGAACGCGACCTTCAGGTGCGGACCCGTCTCGCGCGCGACCTTGTCGACCAGCTTCTCGTCCTCGATGATGCGCAGGTTTTCCAGCGCCGCCGCGCAGGCGACGGGGTGGCCGGAATACGTGAAACCGTGATTGAAATCGCCGCCGCGTTCGATCAGCGCGCGCGCCACCCGCTCGCCGACCAGCACGCCGCCGAGCGGCACATAGCCCGACGTGACGCCTTTCGCGAACGGGATCAGGTCCGGCCGCATGCCCATGCGCTCGCAGCCGAACCACGTGCCCAGCCGGCCGAAGCCGCAGATGACTTCGTCCGAGACGAGCAGGATGCCGTACTTGTCGCAGATGCGCTGGATCTGCGGCCAGTAGGTCTGCGGCGGGATGATGACGCCGCCCGCGCCCTGCACCGGTTCGCCGATGAACGCGGCGACCTTGTCCGGCCCCAGCTCCAGGACCTTCTGTTCGAGCCAGTCGGCCGCCAGCAGCCCGAATTCCGCTTCGGACAGGCCCCGTCCGTGCTCGGTAAAATTCGGCTGCTCGATGTGGTGGATGCCGGGGATCGGCAGCGCGCCCTGGGCGTGCATCGCGTCCATGCCGCCCAGCGACGCCCCGGCCACCGTGCTGCCGTGGTAGGCGTTGCGGCGGCTGATGACGATGTGTCGCTCCGGCTGGCCCATCAACTGCCAGTAGCGCCAGACCATGCGCAGTGCCGTGTCGTTCGCTTCCGAGCCGGAACTGGTGAAGAACACGTGCTCGAAGCCGGGCGGTGCCAGGCCCGCCAGCTTTTCCGCCAGCTTCACGGCCGGCACGTTCGTCGTGTTGAAGAAGCTGTTGTAGAACGGCAGAACGTCCATCTGCCGGGCGACGGCTTGCGTGATGGACGCGCGGCCGTAGCCCACGTTCACGCACCACAGGCCGGACATGCCGTCGATGATTTTATTGCCGTCCGAATCCCACAGGTAGATGCCCTCCCCGCGCACCATCACGCGCGCGCCCCGGGCGCTCAGGGCGCCGTGGTCGGTGAACGGATGCAGGAAGTGGGCGCTGTCGAGTTGTTGCAATGTGCGGGTGTCATGCTCCTCCCGGACCGGCGCGCGCAGGCCTGCCTCGAATGCCATGGTGTCGATAGTCATGATGATCTCCTCGTCGTCGTCGCATGGTCATACGTGCAGTAACAGGTGTTCCCGTTCCCACGGGCTGATGACGGTCATAAATTCCTGGTGCTCCAGTTCCTTGACCGCGGAATAGACGTCGATGAAGCGCTCGCCGAGGATGTCGCGCAGGTGGTCCTCGCCGCGCAGCAAGGTCAGCGCCTCGGACAGGCCTTGCGGCAGCTCGACCTTCATCTTGTAGGCGCTGCCCTCGACCATGGGCGTCGGCTCCAGCTGTTCCTGGATGCCGAGGTAACCGCAGGCCAGGGTGACCGCCAGCGCGAGGTAAGGATTGGCGTCGGCGCCGATCACGCGGTTTTCCACGCGCCGGTCCTGCGAGCCGGACACGGGCACGCGGAAGCCCACGGTGCGGTTGTCCACGCCCCATTGCAGGTTGATCGGGGCGGCCGTGTGGCGCACGATGCGGCGATAGGAATTCACGTACGGCGCGACGATCGCCATCGCGGACGGCATGTATTTCTGCAGGCCGCCGATGTAGTGGCGGAAGAGATCCGACGGGGAGCCGTCCGGATTACTGAAAATGTTGCGGCCGGATTCCGCGTCGACGACGCTCTGGTGCACGTGCATCGCCGAGCCGGGCTCGCCAGCCATCGGCTTGGCCATGAAGGTGGCGTACATGTCGTGCTTTAACGCGGCTTCGCGCAGGGTGCGCTTGAAATAAAAGACCTTGTCGGCCAGGCCCAGCGGTTCGCCGTGCTGGAAATTGATCTCCATCTGGCCGGCGCCGATCTCGTGGATCAGCGTGTCGACGTCGAGGCCCATCATGTCGCAGTAATCGTAGATGTCCTCGAACAGCGGATCGAATTCGTTGACCGCGTCGATGCTGTAGACCTGGCGGCTCGTCTCGGAGCGGCCGCTGCGGCCGATCGGCGCGGCCAGCGGCAGGTCGGGGTCGATGTTTTTCGCCGTGAGATAGAACTCCAGCTCGGGCGCGACGAGCGGTTTCCAGCCCTTTTTCTCATACAGCTTCAGCACGCGGCGCAGCACGCTGCGCGGCGCGAAATCGACGAGCCTGCCGTCGGCGAAATAGCAGTCGTGGATCACTTGCGCGGTCGGGTCGACGGCCCACGGCACCATCGTGATCGTGCCAGGGTCGGCCTTCAGGATCATGTCGCGGTCGGTGGTCGAGATGGCGCGGTCGAAGGCGTCGTCGTCGGAGGGCGAATTGCCGGTCACGGTCATGCCCAGCACGATTTCCGGCAAGCGCATGCCGCGGTCTTCGGTGAATTTGACGCGCGGAAGGATTTTTCCACGCGCGACGCCGGTCAGGTCGGGGACCAGGCATTCGATTTCGGTGACTCGTTTACCGTTGAGCCACTCGTCCATGTCGTTATACGAAAAATTGTCGCGGATAGCCATGATGTTCTCTCTGTCCGTTGAATGTTGACAGCCGCGCGCGGACGCGCCGCCCGCGGGCTGCGTGGATGTCGAGCAGGGATCCGGGAAGCTATGGGACGGGCGTGACCGCCCATTTGGCGTCGGGGGTCATCGTGGTGTCCGTTTTGTAGCTTGGTAAGTGCGGCAGGCCTTGCCGAACGCACCGAACATCTTCATCGAATGCGGATTGTGGACGATGCGCCATTCCGGATGCCATTGCACGGCCAGCGTGAAGCCGGGCGCGTTCTTCACGGAGAAGGCTTCCACGAGCCCATCCTCGGCCGTCGCTTCGACGACGAGGCCCGGCGCCAGTTCGTTCACCCCTTGGCCATGCAGCGAATTCACCGGGATTTCTGGCAGGCCGATAATCTGATGCAGCATGCCGCCTTCCACGAGCTGGATCTTGTGGGCGTCGCCATACTGCTCGTCCATGCCGAGTTCCGGATTCTCCCGGTGATCGAAGTGCCCCGGCACGGCCTGCACGGCCTGGTGCAGGCTGCCGCCCAGCGCCACGTTCATTTCCTGGAAACCGCGGCAGATCGCGATGATCGGAATGCCGCGCTTCACGGCCGCGCGGATCAGCGGCAAGGTGGTCTGGTCGCGCGCCGGATCTTGCGGCAGCGATGGGTCGAGCAACTCTTCGGAGTAATAGCTGGGGTGCACGTTCGAGGCCGAGCCCGTCAGCATGATCCCATCGCACAGCGCGAGCATCGTCTCCAGGTCGAGCGCTTCCCCCAGCGACGGCAGGATCAGCGGCGCGCAGTCGGCACCGAGGACGACGGCGTCGATATACTTGTGCTGGGCCGCGTGATAAGGGTGTTCACCGAAATCGCGGGTGCAAGCGGGGACGAAAACGATCGGGCGCATGGTCTCTACCTTGTCGTGAGCGCACAAGAACCATCATACGTACAAACTGGTCCGAATGCGAGTGGCCGTTGTGTCAGATCAAGGAACGCACATTCCCAAGCAATGCTTCCCTGGAATCTGCTAGTCGAGCGGGTTCGTAACCCGTAGCAAAAGCTTAACGTCAACTGAAAGACGATGCCAACACAAACGGTCCGGAGGACCTGGCGCGACGTGGTATCGTAGTCGCCACGCTCGAACGCGATGACGAGGTGCGTATGTTCAAGCTCAACGATCCCTCCCTCCTGCGCCAGCAGGCGTATATCGACGGTCGCTGGTGCGACGCCGACGCCGGCAAGACGGTCGCCGTCGTCAATCCCGCCACCGGCGAAACGCTCGGCACCGTGCCGCACATGGGGGCCGAGGAAACCCGGCGCGCCATCGACGCGGCCAATGCCGCCTGGCCCGCATGGCGCAAGAAAACGGCGCGCGAACGCGCCCTCGTCCTGCGCAAGTGGAACGACCTGATGCTGGAGAATGCCATCGACCTGGCGTCCATCATGACGGCCGAGCAGGGCAAGCCACTGGCCGAATCGAAAGGGGAAATTGCCTACGCCGCCTCGTTCTTCGAATGGTTCGGCGAGCAGGCCAAGCGCATCGAGGGCGACGTGCTGGAATCACCCGCGCCCGACCGCCGCATCGTCGTCACGAAGGAACCGATCGGCGTGTGCGCCGCGATCACGCCGTGGAATTTCCCGGCCGCGATGATCGCCCGCAAGGTCGCGCCCGCGCTGGCCGCGGGCTGTCCCATCGTCCTGAAACCGGCCGAGCTGACGCCGTATTCCGCCCTCGCGCTGGCCGTGCTGGCCGAACGCGCCGGCGTGCCGCCGGGCGTGTTTTCCATCGTGATCGGCGACTCGAAAACGATCGGCGCCGAGATGTGCGCGAATCCCGTTGTCCGCAAGCTCAGCTTTACGGGATCCACGGCCGTCGGCCGGTTGCTGATGGAACAATGCGCGCCGACGGTCAAGAAGCTGTCGCTGGAACTGGGCGGCAACGCGTCGTTCATCGTGTTCGACGACGCCGATCTCGACGCGGCCGTCGAAGGCGCGATGGCCTCGAAATACCGCAACATGGGACAGACCTGCGTGTGCGCCAACCGCATCTATGTGCAGGATGGCATCTACGATGCGTTCGCGCAAAAGCTGACGGCGGCCGTCGCGAAACTCAAGGTCGGCAACGGCATGGAACCGGGCGTGAACCAGGGGCCGCTGATCGAAGAAAAAGCTGTCGAGAAAGTCGAGCATCACATCGCGGACGCGCTCGGCAAAGGCGCCCGCCTGCTGCTGGGCGGCAAGCGCCATCCGCTGGGCCACACGTTCTTCGAACCGACCGTGCTGGCCGACGTCACGCCGCAGATGCTCATCTCGGACGAGGAAACCTTCGGCCCCGTGGCGCCGCTGTTCCGCTTCAAGACGGAGGACGACGTGATCGCCCTCGCCAACGCGACGGAATACGGCCTGGCGTCGTATTTCTACGCGCGCGACATCGGCCGCGTGTGGCGCGTGGCCGAGCGGATCGAATCGGGCATGGTGGGCGTGAACACGGGCCTGATCTCGAACGAGGTCGCGCCGTTCGGCGGCGTCAAGCAATCGGGCCTGGGCCGCGAAGGATCGAAGTACGGCATGGACGATTATCTCGTCATCAAGTACATCTGCCTAGGCGGCATGTGACAGGCAGGATGGACGGCTCCACCCGGCTGCAGGGTGATCGGAAACGTGAACGCCGTCCACGCGTTCACGTGCCGGCTGTGTGGTC
This genomic stretch from Massilia putida harbors:
- a CDS encoding hybrid sensor histidine kinase/response regulator, which produces MAISGRKALEIARAFPVDLILLDIMMPVMDGFETCRHLKSDPKTAHIPVIFLSAKDAVDDIVGGLSLGAVDYVSKPADPTILKARIATHLALATAMGDLKRQNDLLIENAHLREDVERMTRHDLKSPIAVTLHASQALLGSDLPDPQREHAHMIEMAANHALDMINRTLDIHKMEKGEYQAALQPFDLAALLSRVAQQTELAFTDRRIAIHFAAPGDTVCLGESLLCYSLFTNAFKNAAEASPPGATIKVDVAPGVGSLHVVIDNEGEVPLTMRGRFFDKYATAGKAGGMGLGTYSIRLMAAVQGGDATMETSDGHTRLTVTLPSV
- a CDS encoding glutamine synthetase family protein; this translates as MDSEAHDPMRDFLREHNIHEVECVIADMTGIARGKILPKDLFLAGEHMRLPKSVLLNTVHGEQPNNTPYVGSIDPDMVCVPDPATIRVVPWATERVALVIHDCMNFDGSQVDLAPRSVLRHVLARYAGRGWTPVVAPEMEFYLVARTTNPHEPLSPPTGRSGFTEQGRQSYSIDAVNDFDPFFLELSAFCKQHELGVETLIHEAGAGQMEINFTHGDALELADRVFLFKRAVRETALRHGIFATFMAKPMETEPGSAMHVHQSIVDAEGRNIFSNEDGSESALFRHFIGGLEKYVPPATLLFAPHVNSYRRLSRFQSAPMNVHWGYDNRTCGIRIPNSGPASRRVENRVPGVDVNPYLAMAATLACGFLGMVERVEPSAPTPESAEHIHGDLPRNLEDAILQLRGCPALADMLGPLFVQAFCEVKELEFATFSRVISSWEREHLMLLV
- a CDS encoding sensor histidine kinase; this encodes MEQLTRTTTTMPTGGMWRNYACAWLAYMVLLAVVLQLADPNQRGFNWHNMVPMLWIVPQALVLALHWPLSGWMERRRVSFAARCVIHGLGAPTYAILSYALPALLSGATQPLSFYVWPVLYSMMGYGVIATTFHMVRTNAARRRQEVAMQQAHALLVATELNALRSKLNPHFLFNTLHSIIALTRRDPSAAETALFQFSDMLRYVLDTEKTGNDRVTLDDELGFVRDYLELESLRLGPRLKVDWELDDAASGRMLPALSLQPLVENSIKHAFNPHSRPGRLLIRTRIDAHTGTLVLSVGDDGPGADIGRVRASNGLGLRTVERRLQLEYGMDEGLAIDTAPGAGFVVTMAIPLAANDKDFT
- a CDS encoding LytR/AlgR family response regulator transcription factor, with amino-acid sequence MTQPSARTVFIAEDEPLARDVLRDFIYAHAGLRLVGEAANGASALAQIDRIRPDIVFMDIQMPEMTGLDVLRRLTVVPDIVFTTAYDQYAVTAFELNAVDYLLKPFTRARFDAAVARLLETPGAAVPARDVVDGALAQAVQRAPSRIERILVRDRGRIFPLSVNEIAYLKADAKYTAIAARGHTFLVRIGISELEAQLDPGRFIRIHRSALVNLDFVDSMRADDQSQLEITMRDGAVLTASREASKVLREMAI
- a CDS encoding aldehyde dehydrogenase, whose translation is MGAMDWHERSKTVHIDGRAVIQGRRVDALSGARFDNISPVDGRILGDVARCGPADVDAAVAGARAAFEDGRWAGKAPAERKRTLIRFADLMLAHEDELALLETLDMGKPIRYSKSVDVRLAQNCIRWYGEAIDKLYDQVAPSPQDSLALITREPVGVVAAIIPWNYPMLMAAWKIGPALASGNSVVLKPSEKAPLTSLRLAELALEAGVPEGVFNVLPGYGDEAGRALALHMDVDCIGFTGSTRVGKQILQMAGQSNLKRAWTELGGKSANIVCADCPDLDAAVASAIGSIYFNQGESCNAPSRLFVEESIRQAFLDKALALTPQYAPGDPLDEATVMGAIVDATQMKTVLGYIEDGKAAGARLLAGGNAARAETGGLYIEPTLFDGVDHTMRIAREEIFGPVLSVLSFTDLDEAVRQANATPYGLAAAVWTADMSRAIRTSRRLRAGTVHVNQYDNDDITVPFGGYKQSGNGRDKSLHAFDKYTELKTTWIQL
- a CDS encoding sodium:solute symporter family protein — its product is MNTILISSVVLYLLGTLGLGVWAGTRIKDTSDFAVAGRSLPLIMVVTTTFATWFGAETVMGIPAKFVQGGLGALVEDPFGAGTCLILVGLFFAARLYKLNLLTIGDYYRARYGKGIEVFCSAAIILSYLGWVAAQITALGLVFSVLTGGAMSETAGMIVGTLAVLIYVVIGGFLAVAITDFIQMIVLVIGLSVIAMFSAKLAGGTGAVIDMAHNANLWHFLPQAKFTDIAFFVGSAVTMMLGSIPQQDVYQRVMSAKNAPTARAGAVIGGASYIIFAFVPMFVVACAVIVMGNDAMELAKSDYQRVLPTFVMTKMPLVMQILFFGALLSAIKSTSSATLLAPSTSFTENILKNLRPGMSDRQQLLAMRVTIVMFASLVLAYAIAMKGTSIYDLVSSAYQVTLVGAFVPLVTGLYWKRATTQGAIVSLAAGITTWIVFFPQISPLGEVFPGQLAGLLAAFAGMVVGSLAPQVLKNRHEPHKTAVSV